A single region of the bacterium genome encodes:
- a CDS encoding acylphosphatase: protein MAVSGRVQGVGFREFTRRAARRLGVGGWVRNLPDGRVEVVADGERAVLEALVSAVRAGPPGAVVRDIQQDWRETRAPEEEFVIR, encoded by the coding sequence ATGGCGGTGTCCGGCCGGGTCCAGGGCGTCGGCTTTCGTGAATTCACGCGCCGCGCCGCGCGCCGTCTCGGCGTCGGCGGATGGGTGCGCAATCTGCCCGACGGACGCGTCGAGGTCGTCGCCGACGGTGAGCGCGCGGTGCTCGAGGCGCTCGTGAGCGCGGTGCGCGCGGGACCGCCGGGCGCCGTGGTACGCGACATCCAACAGGACTGGCGCGAGACGCGCGCGCCGGAAGAGGAGTTCGTGATCCGCTAA
- a CDS encoding TlyA family RNA methyltransferase — protein MIRPHTQALRLDERLVRDGLAETRARAQAAILAGRVSVDGQVADKPGRRVGPDTRVDVAGPAHPYVGRGGLKLAHALAAFAVNVRGAVAADLGASTGGFTDALLQAGAARVYAVDVGHGQLDWRLRHDPRVVVMEGTNARHLTPERFRGCCDLVTADLSFIGLRVLWGVIARLVRPGGDVIALVKPQFEAGRAQVGRGGVVRDPAVHASVLEATLEAAAREQLIPAGVSASPVTGPAGNIEYFVHLRRAPLGTREARPADVDIPRVVAAAHGALRPPAGAGGP, from the coding sequence GTGATCCGGCCGCACACTCAAGCCCTTCGCCTGGACGAGCGGCTCGTGCGGGACGGGCTGGCCGAGACACGGGCCCGCGCGCAGGCGGCCATTCTGGCGGGGCGCGTCAGCGTAGACGGGCAGGTCGCCGACAAGCCGGGACGCCGGGTGGGACCCGACACCCGGGTCGACGTCGCCGGCCCGGCGCATCCCTACGTCGGCCGGGGCGGCCTCAAGCTAGCGCACGCGCTGGCCGCCTTCGCCGTGAACGTCCGGGGCGCCGTCGCGGCCGACCTCGGCGCCAGCACCGGGGGATTCACGGACGCGCTCCTGCAGGCCGGGGCGGCCCGCGTCTATGCCGTGGACGTGGGACACGGGCAGCTCGACTGGCGGCTCCGGCACGACCCCCGCGTCGTCGTCATGGAGGGCACCAACGCGCGCCACCTTACCCCCGAGCGCTTCAGGGGCTGTTGCGATCTTGTCACCGCCGACCTCTCCTTCATCGGTCTGCGCGTGCTGTGGGGCGTCATCGCCCGGCTGGTGAGGCCGGGCGGCGACGTGATCGCGCTCGTGAAACCGCAGTTCGAGGCGGGCCGCGCGCAGGTGGGACGGGGCGGCGTGGTCCGCGACCCCGCCGTCCACGCCTCGGTCCTCGAGGCCACGCTGGAGGCGGCCGCGCGCGAGCAGCTGATCCCGGCCGGCGTGAGCGCCTCGCCGGTCACCGGACCGGCCGGCAACATCGAGTACTTCGTCCATCTGCGGCGGGCCCCGCTCGGGACCCGCGAGGCGCGGCCCGCGGACGTCGACATCCCCCGCGTCGTCGCCGCCGCGCACGGCGCACTCCGGCCGCCGGCAGGCGCGGGGGGCCCATGA